A section of the Hevea brasiliensis isolate MT/VB/25A 57/8 chromosome 17, ASM3005281v1, whole genome shotgun sequence genome encodes:
- the LOC131175502 gene encoding uncharacterized protein LOC131175502, with amino-acid sequence MANLANQVDDLERRVDDAFALIDNCPTYEALTEELEVVRLSLEQRNKHVEVLEKKVEQLVAVVAKLIGGEDEPIELEAIQNSLPTNIIRLGDIESRVLALEAEASQAGDCAESLKALTIAHDSLVGSVNDMKEDVVETAKTLQGEVQGLQGQVSLLMKAASNANGGAFEMGKAKIPEPKSFGGARDAREVDNFIFDMELYFTATKNDSDAGQLKMVPMYLANDAKLWWRTKVEQSISGQCSIVTWDDFKKALKAQFYPENVAYNARCKLAELQHTGSIREYVRSFTALMLDIKDMSEADRLFNFQKGLKPWARNELVRRGVKELSTALAAAESLDDYSSNVSKRKFNSPPSSDNRPNKWGRNSSGGVDRSNSNFGGTERRTWTSGPNTHKPMSQNREQGNSRQGSAHMSTDKTNSFKTNPLKCFLCDGPHRARECPTKSALSALKAIFEEEKKPEEDRESNDRDASAMGALRILGALEKQKPTATTERGLMYVDLLINGKNARALVDTGATDNFVADTLVTRFKLTVQADAGKIKAVNSQALNTVGVARGVSCQMGPWNGKIDFTVTPLDDFDVVIGMEFLKRARAIPVPAADCILLMGDKPCTIPTSFSPISEKKLLSALQFKKGVKRGEPSYVVVPLVQEGGKAPPFPPQIQDVMTKFQDVMPERLPAVLPPRRSIDHEIELLPGTKPPARAPYRMAPPELAELRKQLDELLEAGFIRPAKAPFGAPVLFQKKQDGSLRLCVDYRALNKVCLKQIPHPLDCGLIRPVGAG; translated from the coding sequence ATGGCCAACCTTGCTAATCAAGTTGATGACCTTGAGAGAAGGGTTGATGACGCCTTTGCTCTCATTGATAACTGTCCCACATACGAGGCTTTGACCGAAGAACTTGAAGTTGTCCGCCTCTCTCTTGAGCAACGAAATAAGCACGTTGAGGTGCTGGAGAAGAAAGTGGAGCAACTGGTGGCTGTggtagccaaattgattgggggtGAGGATGAGCCAATAGAGCTTGAGGCCATCCAAAATTCCCTACCAACAAATATTATCCGATTGGGGGATATTGAGAGCAGAGTGCTCGCATTAGAGGCAGAGGCCTCTCAAGCAGGGGATTGTGCAGAAAGCTTAAAAGCTCTCACCATCGCCCACGATTCCTTGGTGGGTAGTGTGAATGACATGAAAGAGGATGTCGTCGAAACAGCAAAGACACTTCAAGGAGAAGTCCAAGGGTTGCAGGGACAAGTGAGTTTGCTCATGAAAGCAGCAAGCAATGCAAATGGGGGAGCCTTTGAGATGGGAAAAGCCAAAATCCCGGAGCCCAAGTCTTTTGGAGGTGCCCGTGATGCCAGGGAGGTAGACAATTTCATCTTTGACATGGAATTATACTTCACTGCTACCAAAAATGACTCTGATGCAGGTCAATTGAAAATGGTGCCGATGTATTTGGCAAATGATGCAAAACTATGGTGGAGAACCAAGGTGGAGCAATCTATTTCTGGCCAATGTTCCATTGTCACATGGGACGATTTCAAGAAGGCACTAAAGGCTCAATTTTATCCGGAGAATGTGGCCTATAATGCGCGGTGCAAGCTAGCAGAGCTACAGCACACAGGCTCTATCCGAGAATATGTAAGAAGTTTCACGGCACTCATGCTCGACATTAAGGATATGTCCGAAGCTGACAGATTGTTCAACTTCCAGAAAGGTTTAAAGCCTTGGGCCAGGAATGAACTGGTCAGACGGGGAGTAAAGGAACTCAGCACTGCCTTAGCCGCAGCCGAGAGTCTCGATGATTATTCAAGCAATGTTTCAAAGAGAAAGTTTAACTCCCCTCCAAGTTCGGATAATCGCCCAAACAAATGGGGTCGAAATTCGAGTGGGGGAGTGGATCGAAGCAACTCCAACTTTGGAGGGACAGAAAGGAGAACTTGGACCTCGGGGCCTAACACCCACAAACCTATGAGCCAAAATAGGGAACAGGGTAACTCAAGACAGGGGTCGGCACACATGTCCACTGATAAGACCAACTCCTTTAAGACGAATCCGTTGAAATGCTTTCTCTGTGATGGGCCACATCGGGCTAGAGAATGTCCAACCAAGAGTGCTTTAAGTGCCTTAAAGGCCATCTTTGAGGAAGAAAAGAAGCCCGAAGAAGATAGGGAATCAAATGATCGTGATGCCTCAGCAATGGGTGCCCTACGAATTCTTGGAGCTTTGGAAAAACAGAAACCAACAGCTACTACGGAGAGGGGATTGATGTATGTGGACCTACTCATTAATGGGAAAAATGCTAGGGCTTTGGTAGACACAGGTGCCACTGATAATTTTGTAGCTGACACACTGGTTACCCGATTTAAGCTAACTGTGCAAGCCGACGCAGGGAAGATAAAGGCAGTGAATTCTCAAGCCTTGAACACTGTGGGAGTTGCTCGTGGTGTCTCTTGTCAGATGGGACCCTGGAATGGCAAAATAGATTTTACGGTGACTCCCCTTGATGACTTTGATGTAGTAATCGGGATGGAATTTCTGAAGAGAGCTCGAGCAATCCCAGTCCCAGCTGCAGATTGTatcttattaatgggagacaagcCGTGTACCATTCCCACAAGTTTTAGCCCAATAAGTGAAAAGAAGTTGTTATCGGCCCTCCAGTTTAAGAAAGGTGTCAAGCGTGGGGAGCCGTCATATGTGGTAGTTCCCCTTGTCCAAGAAGGGGGAAAAGCACCACCATTCCCTCCGCAGATTCAAGATGTGATGACAAAGTTTCAAGATGTGATGCCCGAACGGTTACCTGCAGTCTTGCCTCCCCGACGTAGTATAGATCATGAGATCGAGCTATTGCCAGGAACCAAACCTCCTGCAAGAGCCCCTTATAGAATGGCTCCACCGGAATTGGCAGAATTAAGGAAACAGCTGGATGAGTTATTAGAAGCCGGATTTATTCGACCAGCGAAAGCTCCATTTGGTGCTCCAGTTCTTTTTCAAAAGAAGCAAGATGGTAGCTTGAGACTTTGTGTGGATTACCGGGCTCTTAATAAAGTCTGTCTGAAACAAATACCCCATCCCCTTGATTGCGGACTTATTCGACCAGTTGGGGCAGGCTAA
- the LOC110635191 gene encoding ribonuclease TUDOR 1 encodes MATSKGGATGWYSAKVKAVPSGDSLVLTAKSSNKPGPPPERTITLSSLIAPRMARRGGVDEPFAWESREFLRKLCIGKDVIFKIDYAVPSIGREFGSVFVDDQNVGALIVSEGWAKVREQGQQKGEASPFLAEYQLLEEQAKQNGRGRWSKAPGAAEASIRNLPPSAIGDPSNLDAMGLLAANKGRPMQGIVEQVRDGSTVRVYLLPDFQFVQVFVAGIQAPSMGRRAASDTAMEKGLNSEQNGDASETQAPLTSAQRLAVSTVSTEVAPDPFGIDAKYFTEQRALNRDVRIVLEGVDKFSNLIGSVYYPDGESAKDLALDLVENGLAKYVEWSANMMEDDAKRRLKNAELQAKKSRLRIWTNYVPPPTNSKAIHDQNFTGKVVEVVSGDCIIVADDSVPYGSPLAERRVNLSSIKCPKMGNPRRDEKPENYAREAKDFLRRRLIGQQVNVQMEYSRKVTMGDGPTAVAGSGDLRVMDFGSVFELSSNGGDADEVSLPSSATGSQQAGVNVGELMVSRGYGTVIRHRDFEERSNYYDALLAAESRASASKRGVHSSKEPPVTHITDLTTASAKKARDFLPFLHRNRKISAVVEYVLSGHRFKLLIPKETCSIAFSFSGVRCPGRDEPYSDEAIALMRRRIMQREVEIEVETVDRTGTFLGSLWESRTNIAVVLLEAGLAKLQTSFGIDRIPDAHLLEQAELSAKKKKLKIWENYVEGEEVSNVPTVESKQKEVIKVVVTEVLGGGRFYVQSVGDQKVASIQQQLASLNLQEAPVIGAFNPKKGDIVLAQFSADNSWNRAMIVNAPRGAVESMKDKFEVFYIDYGNQEEVTYSQLRPLDPSVPLAPGLAQLCSLAYIKVPDVEEDCGPEAAEYLSAHTLSTSKEFRAKVEERDTSGGKVKGQGTGPILIVTLVAVDSEISINASMVQEGLARIEKRKKWDSKERQIALDNLEKFQDEARADRRGIWMYGDIQSDDEEMAPPVRKVGGRR; translated from the exons ATGGCAACATCAAAAGGTGGAGCCACGGGATGGTACAGCGCAAAAGTGAAAGCTGTTCCGTCGGGGGACTCTCTGGTTTTAACAGCCAAGTCCAGCAACAAGCCTGGCCCTCCACCGGAAAGGACCATCACTCTGTCTTCTCTTATCGCTCCAAGAATG GCCCGAAGAGGAGGCGTTGATGAGCCCTTTGCCTGGGAGAGCAGGGAGTTTTTGAGGAAGCTATGCATAGGAAAG GATGTCATATTTAAGATAGATTATGCTGTACCTTCCATTGGCAGAGAATTTGGGAGTGTGTTCGTAGATGACCAAAATGTTGGAGCGTTAATTGTTTCGGAAGGCTGGGCAAAG GTCAGGGAGCAGGGTCAGCAGAAAGGCGAGGCCAGTCCTTTTCTTGCTGAATATCAACTTCTTGAAGAACAAGCTAAGCAAAATGGTCGGGGACGATGGAGTAAG GCACCTGGTGCTGCTGAGGCATCCATCAGAAATCTACCTCCCTCTGCTATTGGTGATCCTAGTAACTTGGATGCCATGGGTCTTCTTGCTGCAAACAAAGGCAGACCCATGCAAGGCATTGTTGAGCAAGTTCGTGATGGCAGCACTGTCCGAGTCTATTTGCTTCCAGATTTTCAGTTTGTCCAGGTGTTTGTTGCTGGAATCCAG GCCCCTTCAATGGGTAGAAGAGCAGCATCAGATACTGCTATGGAAAAAGGACTAAACTCTGAGCAAAATGGAGATGCTTCTGAAACTCAAGCCCCTTTAACCTCTGCACAGAGACTTGCAGTCTCTACAGTATCTACGGAAGTTGCTCCTGATCCATTTGGAATAGATGCCAAATATTTTACTGAGCAACGTGCTTTAAATAGAGAT GTCCGTATTGTCCTGGAAGGAGTTGATAAATTCAGCAACTTGATCGGATCAGTTTATTACCCAGATGGGGAATCAGCAAAGGACCTGGCTCTGGATCTTGTAGAAAAT ggtCTAGCTAAATATGTTGAATGGAGTGCAAACATGATGGAAGATGATGCTAAGCGGCGGCTGAAGAATGCAGAACTTCAAGCCAAGAAAAGCCGCTTGAGGATCTGGACAAATTATGTGCCCCCTCCCACAAATTCAAAAGCAATTCATGACCAGAACTTCACAGGAAAg GTAGTGGAAGTTGTAAGTGGCGATTGCATTATTGTGGCTGATGATTCTGTCCCATATGGAAGTCCATTGGCAGAAAGGCGGGTCAATCTATCAAGTATCAAGTGTCCAAAAATGGGTAATCCTCGTAGAGATGAAAAACCAGAGAACTATGCTCGGGAAGCAAAGGATTTCCTGAGACGTCGCCTTATTGGGCAACAA GTGAATGTGCAAATGGAATACTCTAGGAAGGTTACCATGGGAGATGGACCAACAGCTGTTGCTGGGTCTGGGGATTTGAGAGTGATGGATTTTGGATCAGTTTTTGAGTTGTCTTCTAATGGGGGTGATGCGGATGAAGTGTCACTACCTTCATCAGCTACTGGAAGTCAGCAAGCTGGGGTTAATGTTGGTGAGTTGATGGTTTCCCGTGGCTATGGCACTGTGATTCGGCATAGGGACTTTGAGGAACGATCGAACTATTATGACGCTCTTCTTGCTGCTGAGTCACGTGCTTCTGCTTCGAAGAGAGGAGTGCATTCTAGCAAGGAACCTCCAGTTACACATATAACAGATCTTACCACG GCATCAGCCAAGAAAGCTAGAGATTTCTTGCCCTTCCTGCACCGAAATAGGAAAATTTCTGCTGTTGTGGAATATGTGCTTAGCGGTCACCGTTTTAAGCTTTTGATTCCCAAGGAAACATGCAGCATTGCCTTTTCATTCTCTGGTGTCAGGTGTCCTGGTCGCGATGAACCATATTCAGATGAAGCAATTGCACTAATGAGACGTAGGATAATGCAGAGAGAAGTTGAG ATTGAAGTAGAAACTGTTGATAGAACTGGAACTTTCTTGGGATCCCTGTGGGAGTCAAGGACTAACATAGCAGTGGTTCTTCTTGAAGCTGGCCTTGCGAAGTTACAAACTTCCTTTGGCATTGACAGGATCCCTGATGCTCATCTTCTTGAGCAGGCTGAGCTATCTGCAAAAAAGAAGAAACTGAAA ATTTGGGAGAATTATGTTGAAGGAGAGGAAGTCTCTAATGTACCAACTGTTGAAAGCAAACAGAAAGAAGTGATAAAg GTGGTGGTTACAGAAGTCCTAGGTGGTGGTCGGTTTTATGTCCAGTCAGTTGGGGATCAAAAAGTTGCCTCTATTCAGCAACAGCTTGCGTCCCTGAATCTCCAAGAAGCGCCTGTTATTGGTGCTTTTAATCCTAAGAAGGGAGACATTGTTCTTGCTCAGTTTAGTGCGGATAATTCATGGAACCGAGCAATG ATTGTGAATGCACCTCGTGGAGCTGTGGAATCCATGAAAGACAAGTTTGAGGTATTCTACATTGATTATGGAAATCAGGAGGAGGTTACATACAGTCAGTTACGGCCTCTTGACCCTTCAGTGCCCTTGGCACCTGGTCTTGCTCAGCTGTGCAGTCTTGCATATATTAAGGTTCCAGACGTGGAAGAGGATTGTGGTCCAGAAGCAGCCGAGTATTTGAGTGCTCATACGTTAAGCACTTCAAAAGAGTTCAGGGCTAAGGTAGAGGAAAGGGATACTTCTGGTGGAAAAGTTAAAGGACAGGGAACTGGGCCAATTCTCATTGTAACCCTGGTTGCTGTGGATTCTGAGATCAGCATAAATGCGTCCATGGTTCAG GAAGGACTTGCTAGGATCGAAAAGAGGAAGAAGTGGGACTCCAAGGAAAGACAGATAGCCCTTGATAATTTGGAGAAGTTCCAAGATGAAGCACGTGCTGATAGACGCGGGATATGGATGTATGGAGATATCCAGTCAGATGATGAGGAAATGGCTCCTCCTGTTCGAAAGGTTGGTGGTCGTCGATGA
- the LOC131175501 gene encoding uncharacterized protein LOC131175501 — translation MGEFVPVYVALGMIFLSTTLGLHTAKQQLMYSPSVRVKKKLRETIPEVVYSDKVVDEANKFIEKSFFRKAARVQEFESGLQYIPDPIRKDIYAHSPRAETLKSIGIDPSTQP, via the coding sequence ATGGGTGAATTTGTTCCAGTATATGTAGCCCTCGGGATGATATTCTTATCGACTACGCTGGGTCTGCACACTGCAAAGCAGCAGCTCATGTACTCGCCATCAGTGCGGGTGAAGAAGAAACTAAGGGAGACGATTCCTGAGGTGGTGTACTCTGATAAAGTGGTGGATGAAGCCAATAAATTCATTGAGAAATCGTTTTTCAGGAAGGCTGCCCGTGTTCAAGAGTTTGAAAGTGGACTTCAGTACATACCTGATCCCATTCGCAAAGATATTTATGCTCACTCTCCCCGGGCTGAGACTCTCAAATCTATTGGGATAGATCCCAGCACCCAGCCCTGA
- the LOC110635176 gene encoding pentatricopeptide repeat-containing protein At1g31430-like, translated as MTSLPSTLKTWKQKAPKFLLPLFLLSNPNKCFSECIKHPTHFNCILSYAIASGLFTDPCISSKLLFYSFSISHNLSFSRSLFFQIKNPNIFAYNFMFKAHSQSSTPIESITLYNLMLNNGIFPDNYTFPFIFKVCGRHLLLNKGQEVHALSLKLGLEFDIFVQNALVSMYSSCGKIEIARRVFDLVPIFTRDVVSWNSMISGYLQCDCSAEALKVFGNLLGDNCVRFDEVTLINALTASGRMGFLDLGKELHGLIIVNRFVLDVFLGSSLIDMYAKCGKMEDARKVFDKIPDRNLVCWTSMIVGYARLDMFKEGIELFREMQLAEVVADAALVASVISACGHLGALDQGRWVHAYCERNGIDMNLSVRNALIDMYSKCGEVEKARQIFNEMVKRDVLVKRDVLVKRDVFSWTSMISGLAMNGNSDEALDLFAQMEMSSDVKPNEVTFLGVLSACSHGGFVDKGFHYFKAMSLIHHIKPRIEHYGCMVDLLGRANLMVEAEKFIRAMPVQPDVVTWRSLLFACRSHGNIELAELATNKIEELEPRKSEAQILLSHVYASASRWGDVNRVRKCMARQKIQKKPGCSFVEINGLVHEFFAEAESLSQMDVLYETNMQIHNILRSEGFDSDFLGHQ; from the coding sequence ATGACCAGCCTTCCATCCACTCTCAAAACTTGGAAACAAAAAGCTCCAAAATTTCTCCTTCCTCTCTTCCTCCTCTCGAACCCCAATAAATGCTTCTCGGAATGTATCAAACACCCAACCCATTTCAATTGTATTCTGTCTTACGCCATTGCTTCGGGTCTCTTTACAGACCCCTGCATATCAAGCAAACTACTTTTCTACTCTTTCTCTATCTCTCATAATCTTTCCTTTTCTCGCTCCCTCTTCTTCCAAATCAAAAACCCAAATATCTTTGCCTATAATTTTATGTTTAAAGCCCATTCTCAGAGCTCAACCCCTATAGAATCCATCACTCTGTACAATTTAATGCTGAATAATGGCATTTTCCCTGATAATTATACTTTCCCGTTCATTTTTAAAGTCTGTGGGCGTCATTTGCTTCTGAATAAAGGTCAAGAAGTGCATGCTTTGAGCCTTAAACTGGGGCTTGAATTTGATATTTTTGTGCAAAATGCTTTAGTTTCAATGTATTCCTCCTGTGGAAAAATTGAAATAGCACGTAGAGTTTTTGACTTGGTTCCAATTTTTACCAGGGATGTGGTATCTTGGAATAGTATGATATCTGGGTATTTACAGTGTGATTGTAGTGCGGAAGCATTGAAGGTTTTTGGGAATTTACTGGGTGATAATTGTGTTAGATTTGATGAGGTCACATTGATTAATGCACTCACTGCTTCTGGAAGGATGGGATTTCTTGATttggggaaagaacttcatgGATTGATTATAGTAAATAGGTTTGTTTTAGATGTTTTTTTGGGTTCGTCTTTGATTGATATGTATGCAAAATGCGGGAAAATGGAGGATGCCAGGAAGGTTTTTGATAAAATTCCCGATAGAAATCTAGTGTGCTGGACTTCCATGATAGTAGGTTATGCGAGGTTGGATATGTTTAAGGAAGGAATTGAATTGTTTAGGGAGATGCAACTTGCCGAGGTTGTTGCAGATGCAGCATTGGTTGCTTCTGTTATTTCTGCGTGTGGACATTTGGGAGCCCTGGATCAGGGAAGATGGGTGCATGCTTACTGTGAAAGGAATGGTATTGACATGAACCTCTCTGTGAGAAATGCTTTGATAGATATGTATTCAAAATGTGGAGAAGTTGAAAAGGCTCGCCAGATTTTCAATGAGATGGTTAAGAGAGATGTATTAGTTAAGAGAGATGTATTGGTTAAGAGAGATGTATTTTCATGGACCTCAATGATTTCTGGGCTTGCCATGAATGGGAACTCTGATGAAGCATTGGACCTGTTTGCACAGATGGAAATGTCAAGTGATGTTAAGCCAAATGAGGTTACATTCCTCGGTGTCTTGTCTGCTTGTAGTCATGGTGGTTTTGTGGATAAGGGGTTTCACTATTTTAAAGCCATGAGTCTTATTCATCATATTAAGCCACGTATTGAACATTATGGGTGTATGGTTGATCTTCTTGGCCGTGCTAACTTAATGGTTGAGGCTGAAAAGTTCATCAGGGCGATGCCTGTTCAACCTGATGTGGTGACATGGCGATCCCTGCTATTTGCTTGTAGGAGTCATGGGAATATAGAATTAGCGGAGCTTGCGACCAACAAAATTGAGGAATTGGAGCCAAGAAAGTCTGAGGCACAAATTCTATTGTCCCATGTTTATGCTTCAGCTTCAAGGTGGGGTGATGTGAACAGAGTGAGAAAGTGTATGGCTCGTCAGAAAATACAGAAGAAACCGGGTTGCTCATTTGTTGAAATAAATGGTCTTGTTCATGAATTCTTTGCTGAAGCTGAATCACTTAGTCAAATGGATGTCTTATATGAAACAAATATGCAAATTCATAACATTTTACGATCTGAAGGATTTGACTCAGACTTTTTGGGTCATCAGTAA
- the LOC110635192 gene encoding calnexin homolog, giving the protein MSRKPLTASLVRPGPALSCQNVPQEVHGRRAAVTNVAKADWSISRGTYFDWWRQHDGSLLLSQDLHCTICIQCTHLKIFEQEREMGEAKRVSLRFALVFLVAFISFSHLRASDDDKIFYESFEESFEGRWIVSDKDDYKGVWKHAKSEGHDEYGLLVSEKARKYAIVKELDNPAILKDGTIVLQFETRFQNGLECGGAYLKYLRPQDAGWTPKDFDSESPYSIMFGPDKCGATNKVHFILKHKNPKSGEYIEHHLKFPPSVPSDKLTHVYTAILKPGNELRILIDGEEKKKANFLSSDDFEPPLIPAKTIPDPDDKKPEDWDERAKIPDPNAVKPDDWDEDAPIEIEDEDAVKPEGWLDDEPEEIDDPEATKPEDWDDEEDGEWEAPKIDNPKCETAPGCGEWKRPMKRNPAYKGKWQAPLIDNPNYKGIWKPQEIPNPNYFELEEPDFEPIAAIGIEIWTMQDGILFGNILIADDEKVAESLRQTKWKVKFDVEKEKQKAEDAVSGTDGLSGIQKKVFDLLYQIADIPFLSQHKDKIIDIIERAEKQPNLTLGILISIVIVIFTVILKIIFGGKKPAKVEDKPAPVAETSNKEGTSGEKAEENEKEDDAAAAAPRRRRREN; this is encoded by the exons ATGAGCAGAAAGCCACTCACTGCCTCACTTGTGAGACCGGGTCCAGCCCTTAGCTGTCAAAATGTTCCACAAGAAGTACATGGGCGGAGAGCTGCAGTTACTAACGTGGCTAAAGCTGATTGGTCCATTTCACGTGGCACTTATTTTGATTGGTGGAGACAACACGATGGCAGTCTTCTCCTCTCGCAAGATCTCCATTGCACTATTTGTATACAGTGCACACATCTGAAG ATTTTTGAGcaagagagagagatgggagaagCGAAACGCGTCTCTCTGCGATTTGCTCTTGTGTTCTTGGTCGCTTTCATTTCCTTCAGTCACCTACGTGCCTCTGATGACGATAAG ATCTTTTACGAGTCCTTTGAGGAGTCGTTTGAAGGGCGATGGATTGTTTCTGATAAAGATGACTACAAAG GTGTATGGAAGCATGCAAAAAGTGAGGGTCATGATGAATACGGTCTTCTTGTTAGTGAAAAGGCTAGGAAGTATGCCATAGTGAAAGAGCTTGACAACCCCGCAATACTGAAGGATGGAACAATTGTCCTTCAATTTGAGACTCGTTTCCAGAATGGGCTTGAATGTGGTGGTGCATACTTGAAATATTTGCGGCCCCAGGACGCTGGATGGACACCTAAGGATTTTGACAGTGAATCTCCTTATTCAATAATGTTTGGACCTGACAAATGTGGGGCCACAAACAAGGTGCACTTTATTCTGAAGCATAAGAACCCAAAGAGTGGGGAGTACATTGAACACCATCTCAAGTTCCCACCATCTGTCCCTTCAGACAAGCTTACTCATGTGTACACTGCTATTTTGAAGCCTGGCAATGAACTGCGAATTTTAATTGATGGGGAAGAGAAGAAGAAGGCTAATTTCCTTTCTTCAGATGATTTTGAGCCACCTCTAATTCCTGCCAAAACAATTCCTGATCCAGATGACAAGAAGCCTGAGGACTGGGATGAGAGAGCAAAAATTCCTGATCCTAATGCAGTGAAACCAGATGACTGGGATGAAGATGCACCTATTGAAATTGAAGATGAAGATGCTGTGAAACCTGAAGGATGGTTAGATGATGAGCCTGAGGAAATTGATGATCCCGAAGCCACAAAACCTGAAGATTGGGATGATGAGGAAGATGGTGAATGGGAGGCGCCAAAGATTGATAACCCAAAGTGTGAGACAGCCCCTGGTTGTGGTGAATGGAAGAGGCCAATGAAGAGAAATCCAGCTTACAAAGGAAAATGGCAAGCTCCTCTAATTGACAACCCCAATTACAAGGGTATATGGAAGCCACAGGAAAttccaaaccctaattactttgagcttgaagaaccagaCTTTGAGCCCATTGCCGCAATTGGCATTGAGATCTGGACAATGCAGGATGGTATTTTGTTTGGAAATATCTTGATTGCAGATGATGAGAAGGTTGCAGAGTCACTCAGGCAGACAAAGTGGAAGGTAAAGTTTGATGTTGAGAAAGAGAAACAGAAGGCTGAGGATGCAGTTTCTGGCACAGACGGTCTTTCTGGCATCCAG AAGAAGGTGTTTGACCTCCTGTACCAGATTGCAGACATTCCTTTCTTGAGCCAGCACAAGGACAAAATCATT GATATAATCGAAAGGGCAGAGAAACAACCCAACCTCACACTTGGTATCCTCATCTCCATTGTAATTGTGATATTCACTGTTATCCTTAAGATAATTTTTGGTGGGAAGAAGCCA GCAAAAGTAGAGGACAAACCAGCACCGGTTGCTGAGACTTCCAACAAGGAAGGAACCAGCGGAGAGAAAGCAGAAGAGAATGAGAAGGAAGATGATGCTGCAGCGGCTGCTCCTCGCAGAAGAAGGCGTGAAAACTAG